Below is a genomic region from Nitrospira sp..
GCCTCGTCCGTTGAATCTGCTCTGCCATGCCGTGCTCGTGATGAGCCGGGGGCAGCATGTGGTTTCAGATCCGGTGCCTGTGCGCATCCGGCCGTCGCCCTGGCTCTCCACCGTCGGGCTGCGTCGATCATGCCCGCACGCGGTCACTCCTCCGCATCGCGCCCGCCGGCCCGCCAGGGTGCGACGGCCTCTCTCTCTCCTTTGTCGTCGCTGTGTGGCCTCCACGCCTGGTGAGAGGCCAACACATCAACTCTAACCAAAGGAGACAACACTATGGCACCTCAAGACAAGAAACCCCAACCGGTCACCACGCTTCGATGCAGTAGCATCAAGGCAAGTATCTGGAAGAACGAGGGCATGAACGGTCCGTTCTACAACGTCACCGTCGCCCGCTCGTACAAGGACCAGGATGGAGTCTGGAAGAATTCCGAATCCTTCGGAGTCGCAGACCTCGACGCGTTGATCGTCGTCGCCCAACAGGCGACACGCTGGATCGCGGAGCGGTCTGACCGCTGACCGTCACGGGAAGCCTCCGGCCCTCGGGTCGGGGGTTCCTCCATCTGAAGAAAGGAAGCAAGACGATGAACAGTTATCAGGAATTTGCGACGAATCTCGATCAGCTGCTTGTCGGCGTCCATGCCGTCCGTATCGCGGTGTCCGGCTACATGCCACTCTCAGTCGAGGAAATTGGATCCAGTGGAGACGGAGACCGGCTGGTGTCTTTGTGCCATTACGGCGAACAGAACGGCGACCTCATGCACGATCCCGACATCGTGTTTCTGTTTCACAATGGACCCGATGGCATGGCAGCCGAACCGGTGTCGTTCCGGAACGACTACCTGGGGATCGTTCAGGAGGTCTATCGGTAGACGAGACGGGCAGACGTACGCACGTCGTGCCCTCGCTCAAACAGGAGTTGAAGGAGTTCGCCGAGAGCTGGTTTGCCAATCTGAAGGATCAGGGATTCTTTGCCGCGACTGCGGTTCGAGACATCCTGTCTCCGTGATCTGGTCGATCCATTCAGGGGCATGATGTGATCACATCATGCCCCCATCAAAAAATGACACCTGGCAGAACAGTATACCTGTGAGGCTTACCGTTTCGTGCCAAGAAAGAGAAAGCTGATGGTCCTGGCACTGTTGAGGGCGGCACTGTACAGTCGGTTGGTCGCGGCATCATACAAGGCCACCCCCGTGAGCGTCTCGGTTCCCTGGCGACAGGCGCCACCTTCCAAGGTCATCGAGGTGTGAAACATATTTCCCTTGGTGCGAGGAGACAATTTCCCCGTAAAAGTGCATCCATCTGTCGAATGGCCGGACAGCGTCCCTGCTGCATCCACAGTCACGGTTACCGTGTGATGGTCGGGACGGAGCCCAGCATAGGTCCCGGCCACCTGAGTCAGGTTCGGTGCCGACTTAGAGTCCCCATCGTATGTACTCGTAAAGCTCTCTGTGTCACCAATGACGTACGCGATCGTCGCGTCGAAGCACTTGTTTGGGACATAGCTGCCACGCATCGTCGCTGCGCGATTACCTCCGCCTTCCACATTAAAATCTCTTGTATTCGAGGACCCGAAGGAGCCGGAGTGTGACGTACCCGTTCCCTGAAACAGTCCAGTTAGGATATTGGGATTGTTTTTTGCCGAATAAAACAGCCAATAGGAGCCGTCCTCCAGGACCAGTCCAGCGACGGTGCGGCCGGTAGAAGTCGTACCCGTCCAGCGACCTTCCGCCGAGAGGGCCGTGGGCTGCGGTAGAGAAGAAGGATTGCTCTCGCTATACCCGCCGCCACAGGCGGCGGGAGCGAACCCGCTATTGAAACAGTTGGCTAAGCTGCCACAGGCCACGAGCCCACTCATCAAGCAGATGACCAGAAGGCCTCGAAGACCGTTTCTCCAGGGCAGGTGCATGGGGGTCCTCCTAAAACGAGAGCGAAAAAGACAGCTGGGCCCTGTGTCCCAGGATAACAAGAAGACAATCTCGCTCAAATAGGGGAATCCTGACTTACTCGAAAACCGGACCAGCCGACTCCTCATGCCAGTCTGTTCCTCTTGCCTGAGGTTCGACCGACCGGCCGATGAGGGGCCCATTTCTGGCGTCCTGAGCCCAGTGCGAACGGTTGCCTGGTGATCTTAGATCCGTGTCGTTGTAGGTGTGATGTAAGTCCGATTTGAAGAGGTTGCAGGATATGGCTATTGCCCGTAGTTGTCTTACATTATGGGTTTATCGTATGCTTGTGCCCATGTGTTTTGACCCTCCGATGACCGGGCTCAGGCACCGGTCGGTGAGGGTGGCAGGGTGTTTCAACTAGGGCTGTTGGGGGTGAGCTGATGGGACAGCGGGCGAAACGGACGACCACAGTCACGGTGGATCTGGGGGAACTGAAAGCGCCCTGGCAGGTCTGGTGTCAGGACCAGGCCATCACACCGAGTCATGCCCTCCGGAATGCCATTCAGCAGGTCTTAGATGGGAAGACGGCACAGGCTCCTCCTCGGATCCGTGTGAGCCCGAGGAGAGAACGAGCCACGGCCTGGATGGAACTCAATCTGACGACCTCAGAGCTCGCCGCCTTGAAGAAGATAGCCGGTCATGAAGGCTATCTCCCGACGAAATGGGTCGTGGCCATGATCCGCACTCGCCTGACCGGGCAACCCCATGTTGGACAGCCGGAATTGGAACGATTGACTCGCTCGAACCAACAACTGCTCGCCTTGGGGAGGAACCTGAACCAGATTGCGAAAGTCTTGAATACCTCGCCTCAAAATCGTGATGCCTTTCGGGTGGAAGTCATCACCGAACTCTCTCGCGTGATCCGCGCCCATACCGACAAGGTCTCGGATGTCTTACGCGGGACGGTGGAGCGCTGGCACATCCAATGACACCACCAGTCACCCGCATCAACGAGCGATTGGACGAGTGGGGGAGTCGGCTGTTCAATGTGTCACGAGATACCCCATCTCGACCGCGGCGCAGCAAACGCACGCCTCTTGGTTTTGCCAAGACTGTGAGTCCCAGCGGACGGCTCAGTACGCCACAAGCTCGGACGACCTATGTGCGGCAGACACTGCAGGCGATGGTTCGCCGTTCGCCGCAGGTTATCGTTAAACTCGTCAGGGCGCCGAAAGGGATGAAGGGCATCTCGAACAACCTTTCCTACATTTCTCGCGATGGCCTTCTGGAAATCGAGGATCAAGATGGCCAGGTGATCAAAGGGAAAGAGGCGGTGGCGGATCTGAAGACCGAATGGCGGGATGGTGGCATGCCGATCGCGGCGGACTCAACCATGCGTGATGCCTTTCATCTCGTTCTTTCCATGCCGACACGCACTGATCCACTATTGGTCCAACGGGCGGCTCGGGACTTTGCCAAACGGGAGTTCTCAGGGTTTCAGTACGCGATGGTCCTTCATACGTTTGAGACTGATCCGGATCCGCACCCGTCCCCACACCCACATGTCCACCTGACGGTGAAGGCGGCGGGTCTCGATGGAATCCGTTTAAATCCGAGAAAGCCGGATCTCCAACGCTGGCGGGAAGAGTTTGCGGAGGCCTTACGAGAGCACGGGATTGAAGCCACGACCACGAGTCGGATTCATCGCACGACGCATGAACGGTGGAGGGTTCAGCATCTCCGTGATCGAACGACACAGGCGAGGATACTCGATCGTCAGAAACGCGTGACTGACACGCCGGGGAAACGGCGTGAGGTGATGCACCATTACAAGCAGGTCATGAGAACGCTTGCACGATCTGATCGAGGCGAGGACCGTCAGCTGGCGACGGATCTGGTGCGCTATCTCGGGGCACGAGGCCGGACTCTCGAGACTGAGAAGGGGCGAGGGAAAGACCGGGAACTATGAGACGTGCTGCCATTGATGACACCAGGAGACAACGGCAAAGACGATCAACTACGACTGTTGCTTTGCTCAATGACGCGAACCCCACGCCGGCGCATAAAATAATGCGGCACCAGCAGTATGCGACGACGAAGATTTAAGGTGAAGACCTCCAGCGTCTGCTCGAGGGAGCTGAGGAGGCGGTGACGTAAATTTAACCTGCCACAATCCTCGATCTTCAGCGCTGAACACGAATGCATGAGGCCGCAGTGCTCGAGATATCCAGTCCTCTGCTCCTTCCCTTCTTACATTCTTAACCACACCTCCTTCCCTCCGATCAGCATTTACGACTCATCATGCCAAAGCAGCTTCGCGCTGACACCACTGTTTCGCTTCGCGACAGTTCCTCCTCCTTATGAACGTATCTTATTGGATTCATCATGTATCAAATTGGATGCAGGTGAAAGATCCGATCCGTTGTTGTGGCAGCTATCATATTGTTTTTACGAAAAGAGATGGTTGCCCGATAGTGACGAAGATATCTCGATGGCGTAGCATCGATTTTGCTGACAAGCTTGGACAGGGCTGTGGGACGTGGTCTGGATTGGATGTACTTCTGTAATGGGT
It encodes:
- the mobC gene encoding plasmid mobilization relaxosome protein MobC, which codes for MGQRAKRTTTVTVDLGELKAPWQVWCQDQAITPSHALRNAIQQVLDGKTAQAPPRIRVSPRRERATAWMELNLTTSELAALKKIAGHEGYLPTKWVVAMIRTRLTGQPHVGQPELERLTRSNQQLLALGRNLNQIAKVLNTSPQNRDAFRVEVITELSRVIRAHTDKVSDVLRGTVERWHIQ